A genomic window from Treponema maltophilum ATCC 51939 includes:
- a CDS encoding CTP synthase — protein sequence MSKFIFVTGGVCSSLGKGVAAASIGSLLECSGLKIAMMKCDPYINVDAGTMNPYQHGEVYVTADGAETDLNLGNYARFVNVELSRSNSITTGKIYEEVIKNERSGRYNGRAVQVIPHITDEIKRRIMIVGAKTEADIVIIEIGGTVGDIESIPFLEAARQLIREKGKENALCVHLTLVPIITGGELKTKPTQHSVKNMQQLGIQPDILLCRSEVPLDDDLRKKIASFCNVEKASVFTSIDVDKTIYELPIEFHRQGLDAQILSKFGWKKRKTDISAWTSFIDKLNRPKGKVCIGMLGKKTFLDDCYKSVREALFHAAVSAHGYELEIRKIDAETLESNADTAQYFKGVDGIIVPDNYGQRGFLGLLQAIRYAREHKIPFLGIGLGMQLMAIETARNILGWEDADSTEFVQNSDYPVISLPEEQAGLTAAGIMLLGNGSVDILPDSKLAKIYGKTPVTERHRSKYTFDRKYSSDMQSHNLLIGAYSKADGQVEAFEWKNHPWGIGVQFHPEFISRPANPHPLVSAFIGAAIKK from the coding sequence ATGAGTAAATTTATCTTTGTAACCGGCGGAGTGTGCTCCAGCTTGGGAAAAGGCGTTGCGGCGGCAAGCATCGGCAGTCTTTTGGAATGCAGCGGTTTAAAAATCGCCATGATGAAATGCGATCCTTACATAAATGTGGACGCGGGTACCATGAACCCGTACCAGCACGGTGAAGTATACGTTACCGCAGACGGCGCCGAAACCGATTTGAATTTGGGCAATTACGCCCGCTTTGTGAATGTGGAATTAAGCCGTTCAAATTCGATCACGACGGGCAAAATCTATGAAGAAGTTATAAAAAACGAACGCAGCGGGCGCTACAACGGGCGCGCGGTGCAGGTTATTCCGCACATAACCGACGAAATAAAGCGGAGAATCATGATTGTCGGCGCAAAAACCGAAGCCGATATCGTTATTATCGAAATAGGCGGAACGGTCGGCGACATCGAATCGATTCCCTTTCTCGAAGCCGCCCGCCAACTCATACGCGAAAAAGGAAAAGAAAACGCCCTGTGCGTACATTTAACGCTGGTTCCGATCATAACCGGCGGCGAATTAAAAACAAAGCCGACCCAGCATTCGGTAAAAAACATGCAGCAACTGGGCATACAACCGGATATTCTTTTATGCCGCAGCGAAGTTCCGCTCGACGACGATTTGCGCAAAAAAATCGCATCGTTTTGCAACGTCGAAAAAGCGTCGGTTTTTACGTCGATCGACGTAGACAAAACAATCTACGAGCTGCCGATAGAATTTCACCGCCAAGGCTTGGATGCACAGATTTTATCCAAATTCGGATGGAAAAAGCGCAAAACCGACATAAGCGCGTGGACTTCGTTTATAGACAAGCTGAACCGCCCGAAGGGCAAGGTATGCATCGGCATGCTGGGCAAAAAAACCTTCCTCGACGACTGTTATAAATCGGTTAGAGAAGCGCTGTTTCATGCCGCGGTCAGCGCGCACGGTTATGAACTCGAAATACGCAAGATAGACGCCGAAACGCTCGAAAGCAACGCCGACACGGCTCAGTATTTTAAAGGCGTTGACGGTATTATCGTGCCGGACAATTACGGCCAGCGCGGTTTTTTGGGACTTTTGCAGGCGATCCGCTACGCGCGCGAACATAAAATTCCGTTTTTGGGCATAGGATTGGGCATGCAGCTTATGGCCATCGAAACGGCGCGCAATATTTTGGGCTGGGAAGACGCCGACTCGACCGAATTCGTTCAAAACTCGGATTATCCGGTTATCAGTCTGCCCGAAGAACAAGCGGGCTTAACCGCCGCCGGCATTATGCTTTTGGGTAACGGCAGCGTCGACATTCTTCCCGATTCAAAGCTCGCGAAAATCTACGGCAAAACGCCCGTTACCGAACGCCACCGCAGCAAATACACCTTCGACCGCAAATACAGCAGCGACATGCAGTCGCACAATCTGCTGATCGGTGCATATTCGAAAGCCGACGGTCAGGTTGAAGCGTTCGAATGGAAAAACCATCCGTGGGGCATCGGCGTACAGTTCCATCCCGAATTCATATCGAGGCCGGCAAATCCGCACCCGCTGGTATCCGCCTTTATAGGCGCCGCGATAAAAAAATGA
- a CDS encoding LptA/OstA family protein has protein sequence MKASALAALLFFAFALPGTAQSATQSAVSSTPVPEKDTIVFSASSMTGSTSETNEYTRLQGGARIQTNTLDIKADSIQLSGSNYRSIIAEKNVEGADTEGGFTFTCNSLRYDRETKITVLEGAVAMHDTKNDVHVKAEYVEYNQATETALIQINVEITQEKSVCTSAFAVYRKKIQMLELSGSPRVTEGDNVFRAQEIVFNLDTKEITLDGKVSGTVIDKKENGGTSSESGT, from the coding sequence ATGAAGGCTTCGGCACTTGCAGCGCTTTTATTCTTTGCATTCGCACTGCCGGGCACGGCACAAAGTGCGACTCAAAGTGCGGTATCGAGTACGCCGGTGCCCGAAAAAGACACAATCGTTTTTTCGGCATCTTCGATGACCGGCAGCACAAGCGAAACCAATGAGTACACGCGCTTGCAGGGCGGCGCCCGCATTCAAACGAACACGCTGGACATAAAAGCCGATTCGATTCAATTAAGCGGCAGCAATTACCGCAGTATAATCGCCGAAAAAAACGTGGAAGGCGCCGACACCGAAGGCGGTTTTACCTTTACATGCAATTCGCTCCGCTACGACCGGGAAACGAAAATCACCGTTTTGGAAGGCGCAGTTGCGATGCACGATACAAAAAACGACGTGCACGTAAAAGCCGAATACGTCGAATACAATCAGGCAACCGAAACCGCCCTCATTCAAATCAATGTTGAAATTACGCAGGAAAAATCCGTATGCACGTCCGCCTTTGCCGTCTACCGCAAAAAAATACAAATGCTGGAATTGAGCGGTTCGCCGCGGGTAACGGAAGGCGACAACGTTTTCCGCGCACAGGAAATCGTCTTTAATTTGGATACTAAAGAAATAACGCTCGACGGCAAAGTCAGCGGCACGGTTATCGACAAAAAAGAAAACGGCGGAACATCTTCGGAGAGCGGCACATGA